A single window of Acidobacteriota bacterium DNA harbors:
- a CDS encoding polyprenyl synthetase family protein codes for MKRNLTRKRKMKVDEYIKLKREKIESALKHYLGEEDFPLKQSVSYSLLSEGKRFRPLLLIAVGEAFDGEEENLLPSSCAVEMIHTSSLIHDDLPIMDNDDWRRGKPSNHKVFGDALAMLAGDSLISLAFYIISKYPSKKGFEKKKLKAIEILSNSYGFNGLLKGQAMELNINISKESDFDEIHLKKTGSLIAASCQIGAVMAGLSENSQRKIYQFGEKLGLAFQITDDLLDLMKDEKKKNFHERNYAHLFGVDNAKQRAKALVEQAIEEIETMGCKYPPLIYLAKLTVERKN; via the coding sequence ATGAAGAGGAACTTAACTCGGAAGAGGAAAATGAAGGTCGATGAGTATATAAAACTAAAAAGAGAAAAAATTGAATCAGCCCTTAAACATTACTTGGGAGAAGAAGATTTCCCCCTCAAGCAATCCGTTTCTTACAGCCTCTTATCCGAAGGAAAAAGATTTCGGCCCCTCCTTCTAATTGCAGTTGGAGAAGCATTTGATGGAGAGGAAGAAAATCTTCTCCCCTCGAGTTGTGCAGTCGAAATGATCCATACCTCCTCCCTGATTCACGATGATTTACCAATCATGGATAATGATGACTGGAGAAGAGGAAAGCCTTCAAATCATAAAGTCTTCGGAGATGCATTGGCAATGTTAGCAGGAGATTCTTTAATCTCTCTGGCATTTTACATAATTTCAAAATATCCTTCGAAAAAAGGTTTTGAAAAGAAAAAATTAAAGGCAATTGAAATCTTATCAAATTCATATGGATTTAATGGCCTTTTAAAAGGCCAGGCAATGGAATTGAACATAAATATCTCAAAAGAATCTGATTTTGATGAGATTCATTTGAAAAAGACTGGTTCGTTAATCGCTGCTTCATGCCAAATTGGAGCTGTAATGGCTGGATTAAGCGAAAATTCCCAGAGAAAAATATATCAATTTGGAGAAAAATTGGGACTTGCTTTTCAGATTACAGATGATCTTCTCGATCTAATGAAAGACGAAAAAAAGAAAAACTTTCATGAAAGGAATTATGCCCATCTTTTTGGAGTAGATAATGCAAAACAGAGAGCAAAAGCCCTGGTTGAACAGGCAATTGAAGAAATAGAAACGATGGGATGCAAATATCCTCCTCTTATTTACCTTGCTAAACTAACAGTCGAGAGAAAAAATTAA
- the xseB gene encoding exodeoxyribonuclease VII small subunit, whose protein sequence is MEEINFEKALADLEKIVEKLEAGNIPLAKSIELFEKGLKISRYLRDELEKAERKVEILLKDEKGEFKKQDFKLKEEDLEEEEGEEEEEEEEEIIDEEELNSEEENEGR, encoded by the coding sequence ATGGAAGAGATCAATTTTGAAAAGGCTCTCGCAGACCTTGAAAAAATAGTCGAAAAATTAGAAGCTGGAAACATTCCATTGGCAAAATCAATTGAGTTGTTTGAGAAAGGTCTTAAAATTTCAAGATACCTCAGAGATGAATTGGAAAAGGCTGAAAGAAAAGTCGAAATCCTATTAAAAGACGAAAAGGGAGAATTTAAAAAGCAAGATTTTAAACTAAAAGAGGAAGATTTAGAAGAGGAAGAGGGGGAAGAAGAAGAGGAAGAGGAGGAGGAAATAATAGATGAAGAGGAACTTAACTCGGAAGAGGAAAATGAAGGTCGATGA